GTCTATGGAAAGATTTATTTGGAGATTAACCAAACTTTTTCATACAATATTCTTTAAATACATCTCGTAAAAATTGTGGTAAAAGATAGTCTTTTTTTGCATATTTGAAACTTGGAAAGAAAAAGCCAAATGTAAATAAATCCAGTGTCGCTAAACGATATTCTTTGCCCGCTTCCACAGGCACTCCGTGAATGAGTAATTCACGTGCGGCATTCATTTTCATACCGTAGTGAAGCATTTTACCGAAAATCACACCACGGAAGCCAAGTCCCTTTAATTCAAGACGCGGCCACTCTTCATTTTCTGCTTGCAGGAAAATTTCTTTTAACTCTGCTCCAGTTAAATGAACTACACATATATTAATCGGGTGCGGCAACATTTTATGAATGTCATACTTTGAAATCGAGCCCTTTTTCATAGACTCAACAAAAACTCCTGCATTAAATAACACACAATCGGCATTGGTATAATTAAAGAGACATTCGGCAAACAAATCCGAGAGCTGTGAGCGATGGAACCATTCTTTATTATATGGTTTTGTCACTTGAAAAACAGGTTGCTCCAGTAGCTGCTTCGCCTCTTTTTGCATCGATTCTAACCATTCCCCTTCACCCATTGCTTCTGGCAATAACGCGTTTTCATATAGCCGATCCGACTTTTTCTCAAGTGTTTTTGTCTCGTGGTCAAACTCCAATGTTAAATGACCTGTATACATCCCAAATTTCCCACCGCCTGTTAATAACACTCCGTTTTCTAAACGTCCTTGCTCGAATACATGGTGTGTATGAGAGCCGAAAATGACATCAATCGCAGGGCATTCCTGTGCGAGTAGCTCGTCTTCTGTAATGCCTAAATGCGACATGCAAACAATAACATCGACTTCATCTTTTAACGCATATGCCCATTTAATGATCTCTGGTCTTGGCAGCGTAATATCCCAGCCAAGCTGTCTGTAAAACAAATCAAACGGGGCCGTCGCTGCTAATACCGCAATTTTCGTACCGTACTGCGTCGTTAAAATCGTATATGGCTTCATCCACTGCGGATTTTCTTTTTGTGTGGAAAACAAATTCCCAACGACAACCTCAAAGCGCGCATCATCGTATAGATGATAAAGCTCATCATGCGACAATGTAATGCCTTCGTTATTCCCAAGTGTGACCACATCATAATTAGCATCATTTAGCATCTTGATATTACATTTGCCGAGTGTGGCTTCTGTTACCAAATTCGAACGGTCTAAATGATCACCTAAATCGATTAAAAAGCTCGTCTCGCCTTGTACTGCGAGCATTTTTCTCGTTTGTTCTATAAAGTATTGGCTGCGTTTCCAATACGTAAAATGACTGTGTAAATCATTTGTATGGAAAATATGAATTCGTTCTCGCATAACGGTCACCTCGTTTGGTATTAATTTGGCTCTTCACCCTAATTTAAAAATGACAAACTTAAATAAATAAAATAAGCACGTTTCAATCTTATCCGTTCTGCTACGTTACGGCGGACGCTTTCTGCGGGCACGGCCAAAAGCATCCCCAACTTACGATGATTAGCCAATTATTCCCCAAACAACCCGAGCTGTTTGGGGGCTAGGTTTTCAAATTCAATTTGTAGGATTTGCTGCATACGCTTCGCGTTTTTGGCAGCGTGTCCACCAGAGTTATTGTTAAACACGACAACCACGTGCTTGGCTTGTTTGTTCAACAAGCGTACTTGCTCGCTTAGCTGCTGTAACTCTTCCTCGTTGTAGTCATATAAAAAACGCACTTTACGCCAGTTTTCCGCATGACCGATGTTGCGCCAACCATGTACATTACGCCCGTGTATACGCACGAGCACCTTGTCATGTGTTGCCACCGGTACGAACGGTACTGAGCCACTACCTGCTTGTGGCTCATCGCACACAACATGAATCAAATCGTTGTCTTTTAGAAAGACCAATGTTTTATCCTTCATTTGCGCGCTGTACCACGATTGATTGCGAAACTCTATGGCCACAGGGTAATTTGCTAATTGTTGCTTTATATAATGGATATAGTTCACATTTTTTGTCTGACAATCAAACCATGGTGGGAATTGGACTAATACCATTGCAAGTTTCTCATGCTTCCTAAACACATCAAGACATGCTCGAAAGGCATTGAACATATCATTTTTCGTTTCAAATGGCAGTTCATCACGTAAATGTCCGGTCATTCCTTGGTACGCCTTGACGACATATTGAAAGGTATCAGGCGTCCCTTTACACCATTTTTCGGCGTTTTCAATAGAAGGAATCGCATAAAAAGATGTATCTAATTCTACGACTGGAAAATGTCCGCTATAATCAAATAATTTATCTTTTGCTGTTGTAACAGAGCTGTAAACATCCGGGTGATCTCCCCAGCCTGTTAAACCGATGTTAATCATGTGGTTCACCTCACTTATATTGTACAAGAAAACGAACTTACAACGTTA
The sequence above is a segment of the Solibacillus sp. FSL H8-0523 genome. Coding sequences within it:
- a CDS encoding DUF72 domain-containing protein, coding for MINIGLTGWGDHPDVYSSVTTAKDKLFDYSGHFPVVELDTSFYAIPSIENAEKWCKGTPDTFQYVVKAYQGMTGHLRDELPFETKNDMFNAFRACLDVFRKHEKLAMVLVQFPPWFDCQTKNVNYIHYIKQQLANYPVAIEFRNQSWYSAQMKDKTLVFLKDNDLIHVVCDEPQAGSGSVPFVPVATHDKVLVRIHGRNVHGWRNIGHAENWRKVRFLYDYNEEELQQLSEQVRLLNKQAKHVVVVFNNNSGGHAAKNAKRMQQILQIEFENLAPKQLGLFGE
- a CDS encoding bifunctional UDP-sugar hydrolase/5'-nucleotidase translates to MRERIHIFHTNDLHSHFTYWKRSQYFIEQTRKMLAVQGETSFLIDLGDHLDRSNLVTEATLGKCNIKMLNDANYDVVTLGNNEGITLSHDELYHLYDDARFEVVVGNLFSTQKENPQWMKPYTILTTQYGTKIAVLAATAPFDLFYRQLGWDITLPRPEIIKWAYALKDEVDVIVCMSHLGITEDELLAQECPAIDVIFGSHTHHVFEQGRLENGVLLTGGGKFGMYTGHLTLEFDHETKTLEKKSDRLYENALLPEAMGEGEWLESMQKEAKQLLEQPVFQVTKPYNKEWFHRSQLSDLFAECLFNYTNADCVLFNAGVFVESMKKGSISKYDIHKMLPHPINICVVHLTGAELKEIFLQAENEEWPRLELKGLGFRGVIFGKMLHYGMKMNAARELLIHGVPVEAGKEYRLATLDLFTFGFFFPSFKYAKKDYLLPQFLRDVFKEYCMKKFG